From the Paenibacillus tianjinensis genome, the window TCTCATAGATCTGCCGGGCATGCTGCGGATCAAGCTGGGCTACCGGCTCGTCGATGACGAGAATGTCCGGGTCCATGGCCAGTGCTCCGGCCAGTGCCAGCAGATGCTTCTGCCCTCCGCTAAGCTGCCAGATGAATTCACGGCCCATGCCGTGAAGCCCCGTCAGCTCCAGCGCCCGCATTCCCCGCTCCCGATAATCAGGCAGCCCGTAGTTCAGCGGTGTAAAGCACACATCATCCATCACCGTCGGACGGACCAGCTGATTCTCAAAATCCTGATAGACGTAGCCGATATGCCTGGACAACTCGCTTACGCTTTTGCCCTCCGCAGACTCTCCGAGCAGCATAACCTCCCCCGCGAAATCACCGGTGTAATAATGCGGGATCAGGCCGTTGAAGCATTTGCACAGCGTCGATTTGCCCGAGCCGTTGCTGCCGATGACCGCAACGAAATCCCCTTTCCGCAGGCTGAAGGAAACCTCCTGCAAGACTGGCTGCTCCGCGCCGGGATACGTAAAGGAGATATTCCTCAGTTCCAGTATGGGCTTATCCATCCAGCTGCCCCGCTTCCTGCCGCCTGCGCGAAGCACGGCGCAGGGTGAAGATAATTGCCAGCGCCGCGATCAGTGCGGCAGCCAGCATGCTGATCCAGATCAGCAGGGATTCATTGGATTCCGCTCCCGGCAGTTCAAACTCGCCGATGCTCCAGCCGGATTCCGACAGCAGCTCTGCGCCAAGGGCTACCAGGGCAAGTACAAGTCCGCCGCCCGCGAGCTTCGGAGACAGCCGGTTCCCGCCGCCTGATGCATACTGCATATTCCGTTCACGCGGCTTCATGCCAAGCAAAGGCTCGATTTTGCCGTAGAGACGCGGCACCAGATACATGGTCGGCAGCAGTGCGAACAGAATCCCCGAGAACAGTACATCGTTCAGGAAGCCGACACCCTCGATAATCACAATACTTTCCGCCAGCCCTTTAACCGCTTCAAGCTCCTCCACACCGACCCACACCTTAACTATGTCGATCACGGAGCTGCAGAACTGGTGAATCGCCACCCCGCTGATCGCCGCGATCCCGACCTGCCTGCGGTTCTTCGGATCCGATACCATCCGGCCAGCGATGTACATTGCCATCGAGAAGGTAATGAACTTCTCCAGTTCCCCCAGGCCGCCGAACTGGCCGAGCATCAGCTCACCGAAAATAATTTCTCCGACCGCCGCCCCCACGGCAGCATACAGCGGATGAAACAGCATGCACAGCGTCAGCGGTATGAAGGCAAAATACTCAACCGACAGCTCAACCGGACCCAGCTGTACACTCGGGATCAGCTCCGTAAACATGTTGGACAATCCGTAAAGTGACATGGACAGCACAAAAATCATCATTTTCTGCGACTGGGTAAGGGTATAGCGAGTTTTCAAGGTACTCATTACTTCGTAGCCCCCTTCAGGAATTTAACTTAAGTATAGGGAGAGCATGTCAGGGCAGCTTTTTCCGTTTGTTAAGAGGGTGTAATCTTTTTTCCATGATTTTTAACGCTGTAAAAATATTTACATCACACTGACAGGCTATAGTGAAGAAGCATTTTTATGTTCAGGAGGTCAACCGCCAATGTACAAGGATTGGAACCGCCGGCCATTCTCGCCAAACCAGCGGGTCATTGCTGATTTCATTCAAAAAAACGAGCTGCGGGTCCTCTATATGACCGAGCAGGAAATGGCTGACGAGCTGCATATCAGCATCGCTTCAGTGTCCCGGTTCTGGAAGGCGGCAGGTTACCGGCATGCCAAGGATTTCAAGAACAGCCTCCGCTTCCGCTTCGAATCCACCCCCTCTGAGAAAATGCGCGATGCCATGCAGCGGACCGGCGGCAGCTCTGTTTCGCAAATGCTGCTGGAGGTTGCTTCCCACCACCTGCAGGAAACCAGCCGCTATCTGAATGAAGCGTTGCTGCAGCGCGCAGTGGCCGCATTATCCGGCGCCAAGCATATTTACATCTATAGCCCCGGCCCCTGCGTTGGTCTTGCTGAGCTGATGGCCTACCGGATGGCCAGGTACGGGCTGAGCCTGAAGCGGATGGCGCCAAGCGGCCACGAGCTGATGGAAACCCTGATGCATGCCGGCAAAAAAGATGTCGTGCTGGTGTTCGGTTTTGTCCAGCTTTTGCCGGAAACGGAGGTGATTCTAGACTATGCGCGCGAAGCAGGCTATCTCGTCATCCTGATTACCGACAGGCTGGTCTATCCCCGTTCACAGGACGCCGATATTGTGCTCTACGCGGGGCGCGGCGAGGTGTGGGAATTTCATTCGATGGTCGGACCGACTTATATCATCGAGAACCTGATTCTCGGCGTGGGTCTGCTCAATAAAGACAGCAGTCTGCGCAAGCTCGAGAAGCTTCAGAAGCTGCGGGCACAGTATGGTAGTAAGCTCCCCCGGAGCTGATCACGATTACAGCAAAAAGACGCCTTACGCAGGGCTTCCCGTCCCGTCATAGGCGTCTTTTTATACAATCAGCTATATCTCACCATCCAACTTATGGTCGTTTACAGTTCCAATGACTCTCCATATTCCAGCGCAATTCCTTTAATCCCTTCCTTGCCCAGGGCGTCAACAAAGCTGGCCACATCCTGGCGGATTGGCGGGAAAGTGTTGTAATGAACAGGGAGCACCTGCTTGGCGTTTAGCCATTTAGCAGCAATCAGCGCATGCTCCGGCCCCATCGTGAAATGACCCCCCATCGGGAGAATGGCCAGGTCGATGTTATACAGCTCGCCGAACATTTTCATGTCACTGAACAGCCCGGTGTCGCCCGCATGCAGAACGGTCTTCCCTTCCGCTTCAATAATAAAACCGGCAGGCATGCCGCCGTAAAGGATCTGCTGCTGATCATCCAGGGTAATACCGCTGGTGTGGAACGCATGAATCATCGTCGCCTTAGCGAAGCCGAGATCCACCGTCCCCCCGATGTTCATCCCGATCGTCTGCGCACCCTTCCATCCGATATAGGCAGCCAACTCTACAGTAGCAACCACCGGAACATTATTACTGATCGCAATTAGCGCAGCATCCAGAATATGATCCATATGCGAGTGGGTCAGAAGAACCGCATCCGTCTTGATGTCCTCAGGCTTCGTTACCGCAGCCGGGTTACCGCTAATAAAGGGATCGATAATCAGCGACTTGCCGCCAACCTCAATCTGTACACAGGAATGGCCGTGAAAAATGATCTTCATTCGTTATCTCTCCCTTTCTTCTAAGTAGATTGAACTAGTGATTCTTCTATTTTGGATTAGCCGTGACTCCAGAGAATGTTTGGACTTCCGGCCGCTGTTGTCTTCCAATTTCTTATTTTTAACCGCTTTTAGCAGTAGAAATTTGAAGACAAAGGCGGACGTTACCGCTCCTACAGTTCCAAAATTCCCTTCCGCACTTCTCCAAAACGAGTATTTTCCTGTTCAATCAATATGGACTTACCGTGCAAAGGTATAAAGTTTACGTTACAATGACAGGGTGAGTATTGTGATATCCGTTGCAGTCCTTGAAACATCAATACTGGCCCCTAACAATATACTCATTTTAATCACGTACGTATATTTTTATAATATATTCATCATCACTACCTGTCAAGAGAGGCGTGAGGACTGTTGCTGTCCGTTGAGAAAACCATGCTCTTCCTGCTGTCCCGTGTGGACCAGATGGGCGCCCAGCAATTCGTGGAAATCTACGAACAAAGAGGGTACACCTCTACCTATATCCGAAACAGCTTGTCCCGCCTGAAAAAAGAGGGCTACATCGCCTCACCATCCCGTTCTTTATACCAAATCACGGATAACGGACGCTCCTCCATCAAATCCATTAACAGCAAACCTGCCCGTTATCATCAAAAGTGGGACCACACCTGGGATGTCGTCATGCTGGAAGTGCCTGAGCACGAACGTAAAAAACGCGATGCCTTCCGTACGACGATTCTGCAGCTTGGCTTCGGTCTGCTATATAATAGTGTCTACATCTCTCCGTGGAATTATCGCCAGGAAGTAGCCGGGTATATTCAGAGTCTGGAGCTTACAGGCAATGTCTCGATTATTCGAGGAGAGTTCGCAGAGGGTTCGATCACCCCGGCCAAAGCCTGGACCATCTGGCAGCTCGACAAGGTGGAAGCGGTGTATCAGGACAAATGGAGCTGGTCACAGACGGAGTTCGCGCCCCTTGTAGAGGAGGCTGTCCGCGACGGGCAGGCTTTACGCCTGTTTCTGCTGTATCTGCAAATCGGCGAAGTGCTTAGCGGCTTATTTATGGTTGATCCTTCGCTGCCGGATGAACTGCTGCCTGCGGACTGGTCCGGTAAAACCGTACTCGCAGAGCTTCAGTCGCAATCGCGCAGACTCGCCGAGGCGATTCCCCGTGATTCCTTCTATGCGCTGTTCACTTGAGCATTTCTATACCAGTTATCTCCATACACAAGATAAAAAGGGGCAGCCTATCTCAGGCTGTCCCTTCTATATATATTCTAGTCTTGCCGCATCCCCGTAGCCAGCAGCTCCTTAACAGCTTCGAGACTGCTAAGCGGCGCACGGCAGGCAAAATTCCGGCATTCATACGCCGTTGCCCGGCCATCCACCGCCGGTTTATCGGCCAGATGCGGCAGCAGATGATGCAAAACATCCCCCTCACTGCCGGACCAGTTGACAATCAGCGAGGCATCCGGCAGGTAAGACTGCTGAACCTGAGCCAGCATTCCATGCAGCGCCGGATCCTCCGGCTTCCCGGACAGCACCCATTCACGGCCGCCGGAGATCAGCGCCAGATGTGCCTGCAGATACATCGCGTAACCCGGCGGATATTCTGCTGCCGCAGAGGCCAGTACCTGAGCGGTTCGTTCAGCAACAGCCTTCAGCTCCACATCCTGCGAGATCACCGACAGCTTCAGCAGCTGCTTCGCCGCCACCGAATTCCCGGACGGAAGCGCTCCGTCATACAATTCCTTGGAGCGGATCGGCAGCTCTTCACCGTCACGGCCGGTGAAGAAGAAGCCGCCGCCTTCCTCATCGATGAACAGCGCAAGCAGCCCATCCTTAAGCTGCAAAGCCCGCTCCAGGTGCACGGCTTGACCTGTAGCTTCATAGAGCTCGGTCAATCCCCAGATCATAAAGGCATAATCGTCCACATATGCCGGAATCGCCGATTCCCCGTCACGGTAGCGGGCCAGCAGCCGACCATCCTCACGGCGGCGGAGGTTGTCCCAGATGAAGTCTGCCGCCGCTACCGCTGCTCTGGCATACTCCGGTTTCTGGAGCGCTTTGGCCCCTTTGGCCAGCGCCGCGATCATCAGGCCGTTCCAGGAGGTCAGCACTTTATCATCCTTGGACGGATGAATCCGCTGTTCCCGGTAAGCGAATAGCTTCTCACGCCATTCCTCCATCCGCGTCTTCAGGCCAAGCGGATTCATACCCGTACGTTCAGCCATATCCTCCGGCAGCTCTTGCAGCAGATTCGGAATATTGGCTCCCTCAAAGTTGCCTTCCGGTGTAATTCCGTACACATGGCAGTAGGAATGCATATCCTCCAGACCCAGCGCTTCCTCAATCTGTTCGCGGGTGAAGACATAGAACTTCCCTTCCACCCCTTCAGAATCTGCATCCTCCGCTGAGTAAAATGCACCCTCGGGTGAAGTCATATCCCGCCGTACATACGTAAAGATCTG encodes:
- a CDS encoding cell division protein FtsQ is translated as MSTLKTRYTLTQSQKMMIFVLSMSLYGLSNMFTELIPSVQLGPVELSVEYFAFIPLTLCMLFHPLYAAVGAAVGEIIFGELMLGQFGGLGELEKFITFSMAMYIAGRMVSDPKNRRQVGIAAISGVAIHQFCSSVIDIVKVWVGVEELEAVKGLAESIVIIEGVGFLNDVLFSGILFALLPTMYLVPRLYGKIEPLLGMKPRERNMQYASGGGNRLSPKLAGGGLVLALVALGAELLSESGWSIGEFELPGAESNESLLIWISMLAAALIAALAIIFTLRRASRRRQEAGQLDG
- a CDS encoding MurR/RpiR family transcriptional regulator produces the protein MYKDWNRRPFSPNQRVIADFIQKNELRVLYMTEQEMADELHISIASVSRFWKAAGYRHAKDFKNSLRFRFESTPSEKMRDAMQRTGGSSVSQMLLEVASHHLQETSRYLNEALLQRAVAALSGAKHIYIYSPGPCVGLAELMAYRMARYGLSLKRMAPSGHELMETLMHAGKKDVVLVFGFVQLLPETEVILDYAREAGYLVILITDRLVYPRSQDADIVLYAGRGEVWEFHSMVGPTYIIENLILGVGLLNKDSSLRKLEKLQKLRAQYGSKLPRS
- a CDS encoding metal-dependent hydrolase, translating into MKIIFHGHSCVQIEVGGKSLIIDPFISGNPAAVTKPEDIKTDAVLLTHSHMDHILDAALIAISNNVPVVATVELAAYIGWKGAQTIGMNIGGTVDLGFAKATMIHAFHTSGITLDDQQQILYGGMPAGFIIEAEGKTVLHAGDTGLFSDMKMFGELYNIDLAILPMGGHFTMGPEHALIAAKWLNAKQVLPVHYNTFPPIRQDVASFVDALGKEGIKGIALEYGESLEL
- a CDS encoding PaaX family transcriptional regulator C-terminal domain-containing protein, translating into MLSVEKTMLFLLSRVDQMGAQQFVEIYEQRGYTSTYIRNSLSRLKKEGYIASPSRSLYQITDNGRSSIKSINSKPARYHQKWDHTWDVVMLEVPEHERKKRDAFRTTILQLGFGLLYNSVYISPWNYRQEVAGYIQSLELTGNVSIIRGEFAEGSITPAKAWTIWQLDKVEAVYQDKWSWSQTEFAPLVEEAVRDGQALRLFLLYLQIGEVLSGLFMVDPSLPDELLPADWSGKTVLAELQSQSRRLAEAIPRDSFYALFT
- a CDS encoding thioredoxin domain-containing protein, which produces MERESFEDAEVAQLLNDNYIAIKVDREERPDIDALYMSVCQALTGSGGWPLTVLLTPDKKPFYAGTYFPKRQMFGRIGLMDVLEQIHKKWEQDGDALSKLGDELLADLQSLDRNNAQLAGASGGAVPGEELLHEAYELYRRQFDEEYGGFGNAPKFPSPHNLSFLLAYSQAYQQPEALRMVEKTLDAMYRGGMYDHVGFGFSRYSTDREWLVPHFEKMLYDNALLTIAYLEAYQITGKPLYAEIAEQIFTYVRRDMTSPEGAFYSAEDADSEGVEGKFYVFTREQIEEALGLEDMHSYCHVYGITPEGNFEGANIPNLLQELPEDMAERTGMNPLGLKTRMEEWREKLFAYREQRIHPSKDDKVLTSWNGLMIAALAKGAKALQKPEYARAAVAAADFIWDNLRRREDGRLLARYRDGESAIPAYVDDYAFMIWGLTELYEATGQAVHLERALQLKDGLLALFIDEEGGGFFFTGRDGEELPIRSKELYDGALPSGNSVAAKQLLKLSVISQDVELKAVAERTAQVLASAAAEYPPGYAMYLQAHLALISGGREWVLSGKPEDPALHGMLAQVQQSYLPDASLIVNWSGSEGDVLHHLLPHLADKPAVDGRATAYECRNFACRAPLSSLEAVKELLATGMRQD